The Candidatus Poribacteria bacterium genome has a window encoding:
- a CDS encoding cupin domain-containing protein, whose amino-acid sequence MNTSFERPYRPVDLNTSLTKSFPLVSMAEKLMEEAAFATSGRSSLTLARGDELTVVLVVLKAGTTLEEHSAPAAAAVVTLSGSIIFTTSADKITLEQGDGVTFTDDILHSVYATEDSAFLIVIGGNS is encoded by the coding sequence ATGAATACATCATTTGAAAGACCTTATAGACCTGTAGATCTAAATACATCATTGACGAAGTCATTTCCACTTGTGTCAATGGCTGAAAAACTCATGGAAGAAGCCGCATTCGCTACGTCAGGTAGATCCTCGCTGACACTCGCCCGTGGGGATGAACTGACTGTTGTTCTGGTTGTTTTGAAAGCCGGAACTACGCTTGAGGAGCACTCGGCACCCGCCGCTGCTGCCGTCGTTACGCTTAGCGGAAGCATCATATTTACAACAAGTGCTGATAAAATAACGCTGGAACAAGGGGACGGTGTTACCTTCACAGACGATATCCTTCACAGTGTTTATGCTACTGAAGATAGTGCGTTCCTCATTGTGATTGGCGGAAACAGTTAG
- a CDS encoding GNAT family N-acetyltransferase, with translation MEIRGARESELEQVVELCCISFNPDGHERYWQYVQGDSSYRLPQTRVVVVNDTVVSTLRVWERRMRVGASLVTMGGIGGVCTHPGYRGVGYASALMRDTVDYLRTTGCDLGVLFTIIPETFYQRLGWTSLPLHGFNITYNTSTRETDSSGWQVTDFNSETDLDAVAALYDLTNAEQSGTIARTRAYWDMAPSRIRGVLPTVIAHQNGHIGGYLNYEIEGKRVEVREVGYAPDNPLVLDALVSHFLQTCEAQGVEEIGGRFPSQHPFAERLIARCNGQVTPTEYTAMMLYAVNLPVLLRRLVVGWESRIADAEETFPPLAVKLPVFNNQQIVLRHNADGTLQIVPGDADAVDLGVNLSEADFWQLLFGEIGWEQVSPDALVSPEISAFLEMLFPKRDVIFWAPDQY, from the coding sequence ATGGAAATTAGAGGTGCGCGTGAATCAGAGTTAGAGCAGGTTGTTGAACTTTGCTGCATATCATTTAACCCCGATGGACATGAACGCTATTGGCAGTATGTCCAAGGCGATAGCAGCTACAGACTTCCACAGACCCGTGTCGTTGTGGTGAACGACACGGTTGTATCGACCTTGCGTGTCTGGGAACGACGGATGCGGGTCGGTGCATCCCTTGTAACTATGGGCGGTATTGGCGGTGTCTGCACGCATCCGGGTTATCGCGGTGTCGGCTACGCGTCTGCTCTCATGCGCGATACGGTTGACTATCTACGGACCACAGGATGTGATCTTGGTGTGCTGTTTACGATTATTCCAGAGACATTTTACCAGCGATTGGGATGGACATCTTTGCCGCTACACGGCTTCAATATAACGTACAACACCTCAACGCGCGAGACAGATTCATCGGGGTGGCAGGTAACCGATTTTAACTCAGAAACGGATTTGGACGCGGTTGCAGCACTGTACGATCTCACCAACGCCGAACAGAGCGGAACTATTGCCCGGACACGCGCCTATTGGGATATGGCACCCTCACGCATCCGTGGCGTTCTTCCCACCGTCATTGCACATCAAAATGGACATATCGGTGGGTATCTCAACTATGAAATAGAAGGAAAGCGTGTTGAGGTGCGCGAAGTCGGATACGCACCCGATAATCCGCTGGTTTTGGATGCACTTGTATCCCATTTTTTGCAGACGTGTGAAGCACAAGGGGTTGAGGAAATAGGTGGTAGATTCCCTTCTCAGCATCCGTTTGCAGAACGCCTAATAGCAAGATGCAACGGTCAGGTAACCCCGACGGAATACACTGCGATGATGCTCTATGCTGTGAACTTGCCAGTGCTTTTGCGCCGCCTTGTCGTCGGGTGGGAATCGCGAATTGCGGATGCTGAAGAGACATTTCCACCGCTTGCCGTCAAACTGCCAGTTTTCAATAACCAGCAGATAGTGCTACGACACAATGCCGATGGCACGCTGCAAATTGTTCCTGGAGATGCCGACGCAGTTGACTTGGGTGTCAATCTATCCGAAGCAGATTTCTGGCAACTCCTATTCGGCGAAATAGGGTGGGAGCAGGTAAGCCCTGACGCTTTGGTCTCTCCAGAAATCTCGGCGTTCTTAGAGATGCTGTTTCCCAAACGCGATGTCATCTTCTGGGCTCCAGACCAGTATTGA
- a CDS encoding zinc-binding alcohol dehydrogenase, translating to MSKTRKVVMMNEAGRIWTEEQETPAPKPGQLLIEVRASMVSPGTELGGVKRRRETPGSEARQRPFGYTNAGVVVGKEGDCDEFEIGDRVAGMGGGYALHATYACVPHNLCAKVPDAVTDTEAASIHLAATALHAVQRGRIRIGENVVVAGLGIVGQFACQIAKTAGAYVIGLDQLPLRLSIAEKAGVHRAINVSETDPTPISTEFTNGYGMDCGIIAFGGDATSAFQQIRAMLKTAPDTHKVGRIVIVGGANITHGFAAGLGNVDVISAARTGPGYHDEDYEHGADYPPVFVPWPTQRNLELSLRLMSEGKIQVNPLITDIVPIDQAAEACEKLIQTPNEALGVVFSM from the coding sequence ATGAGCAAAACAAGAAAAGTTGTGATGATGAATGAGGCAGGACGTATCTGGACAGAGGAGCAGGAAACACCTGCACCGAAACCCGGACAGTTGTTGATTGAAGTTCGCGCCTCGATGGTAAGTCCTGGGACGGAACTCGGTGGTGTCAAACGACGGCGCGAGACTCCAGGTTCCGAAGCGCGACAGCGGCCATTTGGGTATACTAACGCTGGTGTCGTTGTTGGTAAAGAAGGTGATTGCGACGAATTTGAGATCGGCGATAGGGTGGCTGGTATGGGTGGTGGATACGCACTCCACGCCACGTACGCTTGTGTGCCACACAACTTATGCGCGAAGGTCCCCGATGCTGTCACTGATACGGAAGCCGCTTCTATTCATCTTGCTGCAACCGCGTTGCACGCCGTGCAACGCGGGCGTATCCGTATCGGTGAAAACGTTGTCGTCGCTGGACTGGGTATCGTTGGGCAATTTGCGTGCCAGATCGCCAAAACCGCGGGTGCTTACGTTATCGGTTTAGACCAGTTACCGTTGCGGTTAAGCATTGCTGAGAAAGCCGGTGTACACCGCGCGATAAACGTATCTGAAACGGACCCGACTCCCATCTCAACGGAATTCACCAACGGCTACGGCATGGATTGCGGAATTATCGCCTTCGGTGGTGATGCGACAAGCGCGTTTCAGCAGATTCGTGCGATGCTGAAGACAGCACCGGATACACACAAGGTGGGGCGGATTGTTATCGTCGGTGGGGCGAACATTACACACGGTTTCGCTGCAGGACTAGGGAATGTAGACGTTATCAGTGCTGCACGTACCGGACCCGGCTACCACGATGAGGATTATGAACACGGCGCGGATTATCCACCGGTGTTCGTCCCGTGGCCAACACAACGCAACTTGGAATTATCACTGCGGCTGATGTCGGAGGGCAAAATTCAGGTGAATCCTTTGATTACAGATATTGTACCAATTGACCAAGCCGCTGAGGCATGTGAAAAATTAATCCAAACGCCAAACGAGGCGTTAGGTGTCGTCTTCTCAATGTAA
- a CDS encoding DNA methyltransferase, translated as MNIKNRTIFENDNLFVLRGMDSESIDLIYLDPPFNSNRTYAAPIGSQAAGAAFKDTWTLSDVDNAWHGEIAEREPPLYQTIHAAELTHGKSMKSYLIMMAVRLLEMKRVLKKSGSLYLHCDPTASHYLKVIMDSIFGKNNFRSEITWRRATSTQKGSQHRSTRWGNNADILLYYVASSSTALRPERELTETEILKKFKHIDENGQRYYNDSAHIWSSPNMGARPNLCYEWRGFVNPHPSGWRLSKERLEEEYEKGNIVIRADGKLERRKYLKDYKGASYGNIWDDVLPPAKEERTGYPTQKPLALLERIIKASSNETDVVLDPFCGCATTCVAAERLGRQWIGIDISKKAVDLVRMRLEKEVGLLGAVIHRTDIPKRSEKLPNYQTHKHALYGKQEGLCNGCQTQFPFRNMTVDHIIPRKHGGTDALDNLQLLCGACNSTKGTGTQVELLAKLQEQGIL; from the coding sequence ATGAACATTAAAAACCGAACGATATTTGAGAATGACAATTTATTTGTGCTGCGCGGTATGGACAGCGAGTCAATAGATTTGATCTATCTGGACCCGCCCTTCAATTCCAATCGGACATACGCCGCACCTATCGGGAGCCAAGCGGCAGGTGCCGCCTTTAAAGACACGTGGACACTCTCAGATGTAGATAATGCATGGCACGGTGAAATTGCAGAGCGCGAACCTCCGCTTTACCAAACGATACACGCTGCCGAGTTGACGCACGGGAAAAGCATGAAGTCTTATCTGATTATGATGGCAGTGCGTTTATTGGAGATGAAACGCGTCTTGAAAAAGTCCGGCAGTCTCTATCTACATTGTGATCCAACTGCCAGCCACTATTTGAAGGTAATAATGGATAGCATCTTCGGAAAAAACAACTTCAGGTCTGAGATCACATGGAGACGCGCAACATCTACGCAAAAAGGGTCGCAGCATCGTAGCACACGGTGGGGCAACAATGCTGATATACTCTTGTATTATGTGGCATCGTCATCAACAGCATTACGCCCAGAAAGAGAACTAACAGAAACTGAAATCTTAAAGAAATTTAAACATATTGATGAGAATGGACAACGGTATTACAACGACTCCGCCCACATTTGGAGTTCTCCAAATATGGGCGCGCGGCCGAACTTATGCTATGAATGGCGCGGGTTTGTAAATCCGCATCCTTCCGGGTGGCGGTTGAGCAAAGAACGTTTGGAAGAGGAGTATGAAAAAGGAAATATCGTTATTCGGGCTGATGGCAAACTGGAGCGGCGGAAATACCTCAAAGACTATAAAGGTGCGTCTTACGGTAATATCTGGGACGACGTGCTCCCGCCTGCAAAAGAGGAACGCACTGGCTACCCTACCCAGAAGCCTCTTGCTTTGCTTGAACGTATCATCAAGGCGAGCAGCAACGAAACAGATGTTGTCCTTGATCCGTTCTGTGGGTGTGCGACAACATGTGTTGCAGCAGAGCGACTTGGGAGGCAGTGGATCGGCATTGATATTTCAAAAAAGGCGGTTGACTTGGTGCGGATGCGCTTGGAGAAGGAGGTCGGGCTTTTGGGTGCTGTCATCCATCGCACTGATATCCCGAAACGCAGTGAAAAACTGCCGAATTATCAAACACATAAGCATGCGTTATATGGTAAACAGGAAGGTTTGTGTAATGGCTGCCAAACACAGTTTCCGTTTCGCAACATGACTGTTGACCATATCATACCCCGTAAGCACGGCGGCACTGACGCTCTTGATAACTTGCAGTTGCTGTGTGGTGCATGTAACTCAACCAAAGGCACAGGGACACAAGTAGAATTGCTGGCGAAACTACAAGAACAAGGGATTCTCTAA